The region TCCACGGTGGTCACGACGGCCCTCCTCCAGGCCGTCATGGCCACGGCCGCGGGCGCGCTGGCCGACCGGGGCATCGAGCCGCCCCTGCTCCGCTCGGGCAACGTCGACGGCGGCCACGAGTGGAACGGCCGAGTGATGACGGAGTACGGCGACCGAATCTTCTACCGCCGCTGAGCCGATCGGGTGGGGAGTGGGTGCGTGCGGTGGTGCTACGGGTGGGCCGCCAGCCCCTCCAGATCCAGCGCCGTGGCGATCCGTACCGCCACGTCCTCCGCGTATGTCGCGTCCGTGCGCTCGAACTGGCTGCGCCCCGCCCCGCGCAGAAACGTCACGACGCCCAGCGTGCGCCCCCGGCTGCGCAGGACCGCGCACAAGGCGTGCACCGAGTCCGGCGGCCACTGGCGGGCCGTGGCCCACTCCCGCTTCCGCTCGGGGGTGGTCTCACCGGAGCTGGCCCGCACGGACCCGGCCCGCTCCACGCACTGAAGCGCGGGATGCCCCTCGGCGTACCGCACGGGCAGTCCGGCCTTCCCGGTGAGCAGACTCGGCCCGGGCGCCCCGGCGGGCGTGGTGACGGCGCGTACCAGCCGTACGGGCCCTTCGTCGTCCCCCGCCGGCCACCCGGTCGCGACCCGGTCGATCAGCGCGTGGTCGGCGAACCCGGCGAGCGCGAAGTCGAGGTGGACGGTGGCGGCCTCCCCGGGGTCCTCGCACTCGGCCGCCGCCCGTGCCGCCCGGTGCAGCTGGTTGGCCCGGAACCGCAGCAGGTTCGCCTCCTGCTCGGTGTGCTTGGCCTCGGTCACGTCCTGGAAGAGCCACCCGACCCCGAGCGGAACCGGTTCTTCCGCAAGCGGCGAGGCGAGCCGCAGGAACCCGCTGCGCCAGCACCGCCGCTTCTCGCCCTCGGCCGACCGCACGCTCACCCACATCTCGGCGGGCGCGGGCGGCGCGCCCTCGGCGAGCACGTGCGTGAGCGCGCTCTCCAGCTCCTCGACCCCTTGGGAGAGCAGCTCACCGAGCGGCCGTCCGAGCACCGCCGTACGCCCGGTCCCCAGGGCCCGGGCCGCGTGCGCGTTGACGACGGCGGGCCGCAGGTCCGCGTCGACCAGGACCACGCCCCAGCTGGCGTCCTCGAACAACGCCTCGCTCAGAGCGATGGACCGCTCGAGATCGATCTGCGCGTGCACCTCACTGAAGGCGCAGTACACCCCGGCGGGCTTCCCGTCGGCTCCGCGCACGGCGGCGGACTGGGTCCGCACCAGCACGCGCCCGCCGTCCTTGGTCAGCAGCGCGAACTCGTGCACCTGACGCCCGGGGGCCTCCATGGCGGACAGCAGCCGCGCCTCGACCTCCTCGGCGTCCGCGGTCCGCACGGCCCATCCGGCGAACCCGCGCCGCCCCACGGCCTCGGCCGCGGTCCAGCCGAGAATCCGCTCGGCCTCGCGGTTCCAATGGGTGACGACCCCATCGGCGTCGAACGCGCACAGCGCCGCGTCCATCCCGTCCAGCAGCGCGGCAAGCAGATCGGAACCAGCCGGCTCGGGCTCGTCCGGCCCCAGCTCGTCGGTGGTCCCACTACGCCGGGAAGCACTCACCTGGACCCCCTGCAGGCTGCGTCCGCACGTACGGCGAGACAGTTCGCTCACTCGCCTTCATTCAACTCGAACGTGACCCAGCCCACATCGTGTTCCCCAAAGATTGGACGAAATCGTTGTACGCAGGGATTCCGCCCCGTCAGCCCCAGGAATCGCAGGGATCGAAAAAAAGTGGTTGAGCTGTCGGCGATCGGTTCCTAAGGTGTGGTTTACACGAGAAGGGAGGTGGTTCGGCAGATGTATAAGAACCGGACGCGTGAGGTGGCTGCGGGCTAGCGGCCCGTCACCACATCCAGTGCGGTGCCGGACCAGCGCGTGAAATGAGCGTGCAGCCGGCCCCAATCCCAAGCAGTCACCCGACCCGCGAGCTCGCCGGTACGTCCGGCCGGCTCCTCCGCCGTGAGGCGGAGGAACCCGAGCTCGCGGGTCGTCTGCGTTTCGCAGGGCATGTGAGGTGGGGCACATGCATTTCACGGGGTCCGCAGTACTCTTGGACCATGCTTCCGATGCTCGTTCGACGCCGACACGTGGACTTCCTGCGCGTCACGAGCATGGGCTGTCGGGCTTCCTCCTGACCTCGGCCCCCTTTCTTCCCCTTGGCACCCGTGGCCCCCGCCCCATCCCCGGCGGCCGCCCGGGCACCCGTACACCCTGCGGACGCACCTCATGACGACGAACACGTCTTCTGCTCAGAGCCTGCCGAGCCTGCCGAGCCGACAGC is a window of Streptomyces sp. NBC_00271 DNA encoding:
- a CDS encoding PAS domain-containing protein: MSASRRSGTTDELGPDEPEPAGSDLLAALLDGMDAALCAFDADGVVTHWNREAERILGWTAAEAVGRRGFAGWAVRTADAEEVEARLLSAMEAPGRQVHEFALLTKDGGRVLVRTQSAAVRGADGKPAGVYCAFSEVHAQIDLERSIALSEALFEDASWGVVLVDADLRPAVVNAHAARALGTGRTAVLGRPLGELLSQGVEELESALTHVLAEGAPPAPAEMWVSVRSAEGEKRRCWRSGFLRLASPLAEEPVPLGVGWLFQDVTEAKHTEQEANLLRFRANQLHRAARAAAECEDPGEAATVHLDFALAGFADHALIDRVATGWPAGDDEGPVRLVRAVTTPAGAPGPSLLTGKAGLPVRYAEGHPALQCVERAGSVRASSGETTPERKREWATARQWPPDSVHALCAVLRSRGRTLGVVTFLRGAGRSQFERTDATYAEDVAVRIATALDLEGLAAHP